The window CATCCTTTATTGCAGTTAACAAACCcttaattttcttattcaTTGTTATTCCATCCAATGTACaataatcaatatttacatTCTCAGTATTACTATCCAATTGGTTGCAATTACTAATAGAAAATTCCTCTATTCTTTTGCACTCACTTAACATCTCTTCTACAAAATCGTCATCATAAAGCTTTCCTGTATATATTGGGCCACCTATACAATATTTCCCAGAGAAGCATTCTTTGCATTTTAAATCTCCAGGGCTACCTTCATATAAATTTAGATTGAGTTGGCCTGCTTTATACTTTAGTTTATTATAATCCTTGAGGCTATTTACTCCGGAATCTTTGTTTGCCGATGTATTGCTGTGCAATTTTTTCTCTTCATAATCCAAATTATCCACACAATTTTCAGATTTATTTCCTTCCAgatttttctttgtttcTCTCAATCTTTTTTTACAATTATATACTTTTTCTCCAAAGTTAACAATGTGAAAGCTCGGGCAGTTTGTGCATTGAAGTAAAAGTCCAGTTGTAGTTGAAGTATCTTTACAACGAATTGCACTTGTTTTAACCTTAACGAATACTCTGACATAAAAATCAACGCTAATACTTAATAGTGGAATTATACTTTTTTGGTATTTTGCTGCAGTAGTAATAAttgtatttaataataatctcAATGACATTTCGTGCCCATAACTCTTTTTCAATGCATTTCCTCCATACTTATAAAATGTAACCTCAGGAACATTTCCACACAATACCGGCATATCAGTAGCTGTAAAACATGCAAGTCCATCTTCTTCACATGCATGCACTGTCCCATCAATGAATGGCGCGCAAGTTCCATATGGATCGATATCAACTATAGTGAATCCAGAATTAGATGAGTTAGAAGAATTCGAAACTTTTTTCCCACCTCCAAGAAGAGAACTTATAATGCTTTCAATAGAGAACTGAATAGGTGACTTAACTTGTTTAATTAGGCTTGGAGTTGAAAGAGAGAGAAGCTTTCTGGCATCTGCGCAGATACAGGTGTAGTTTTCTGGAGGAATGGAAttcaattcaaaattttgttGCATACGCTCAACAGCTACTGGGTCAATATCACCACATACTACATGGTCTATTTCATGTGAGAGctctttaatatatcttATAGATCTGAGACCAGATGCACCAAGTGGTTCTAAGACAGTAACAGAGAATCTGGAACTACCATCTTCTTTTGATACTATGCTAGTATTAccatttaaatcattagaAGTAAAGTTGTTTtgttcattatttttatcacCTTCACCTTTAATGGCAAAGTTGAGTcttttaaagtatttttcGCTCAAATTCTTTCGTCTTAAAGCCAAAAATGACTTTATTACAATCAAAGAAATGTCTCTATTAAATACCTGAGCAGGATTGTAAAAAATATCATCGTTAGTTTTGTGGATTTTAACTTTTCCTTCATGAATATACTCAGAAGATGAGCCATTCAAATATGAATTAGGGTTTATACAAGACTCGGACATCTTAGCAAATGTTTCTGATCCAGAACAATGCAATTTGAaggttttttttttgatagCCCCTTCTCTTAAATGTTAGTTTTGACCgttaattaataatacttgGGTTGCCGCCGTTCAGCGGCAGTTGTTGtccaaagaaaaaaaaactcaaataaatcaaataaattattccaataatttattCTCGGGAAGTGGTAAATATTTCACTTGTTTGGAAACAGCTTCAGTATGATCATTCCAGTTAGATGTTTCACATGCGGAAAAGTTATTGGTAATTTGTGGCAGCCATGGCTGGTTTTACTACAGAATAATGTACCTGAAGGGTAAGTTGAATAAAAAgtttattcattaatttatattgactataatttttattccTTTGATCATTTTAGAGAAGCTCTTGATAAGCTAGGATTAAGAAGGTACTGTTGTAGAAGAATGATTCTTACACATGCAGACTTGATTGAAAAACTTATGGCATATAACATTCATGAGAGGAAAACTATGATGAATTAGACTAATCGgtttttctaaataattctttaattaactCTAGTAAATATTCAGCAGGGCTAACTTTAACAAGAGCCATAGTACAATTAGctattatataaattctAATTAAGTAatcaacatttttttttcgaattttgaattatattattacaatGTAATTTAAATAGATACCTTTAAACATTCCGTAAATACTTCAAagatattataaaataCTATAACTCTAATATACTGAGAAtatctaatttatttgaaactaTCTAATAAGATTTAGTCACTGAACCTTCTGATAATAAATGGAAGAATTTTAAATCCTGCCCATGCAACTGCAATAAATTCGAAAAATTCAactttgataaattttAGTTTTAGGGTTTAAGAATTTATATCTTACCTGTTAAGAAACGtattttaaaaatcaactcctttttcaatatttctgTTGGTGATTCTAGATTTATTAAGATTAGTCGCGAATTATAATTCAACACACACATTACCTTTTGATTCTTTGCTTAAGTTAAACATGTTATACTGCAAAAACCACGCCTCTTATTTTATCAAGTTGGCTTCTTGCCCTTTATACTGAATGGTAAATAAAGGACAAAGCgtcaaattttttataaatagGGTActtcaaaaagaatttaactAATGGTTTACCGCCCAAACTAGGCGCCAACAGGTTATAATAAACAGGGGGAACCCTCTAAAAGAGAGAAGGGTCAAGAAATAATCAACCGATTTGGTTGcaatgaaaaataatagttGAGCTTTCAATGCATACCATTAATtagaattatattaattatattcagTAGAAGAACATGTGTGTGTAGACATATTTGGATAGAAGTGGGGGATATTGTAACAAAGGTATTATGCAGATTCTACAGTAGAAATTAGCAAGTCCACAAGTAAAGATCTTAGGTAGGATtcaaaagttaattttgATGAGAAACTAACTTCCAGTTGCAAATAAAGAACTTTTAAACTTTTTCATGCAGAAGGGAGGGGTAAACCATTAAAATACCAAGCAAAAGGTACCGGTAAAAATAACTGAATAATGAATTGGTGTCTCATAAGTGCGGTAAAATGGGaacaatttaaaattaactAGAGTGAGtcaaatttaatagaaagtaaaaaaagaaCACAGAAACGTTAAATTTCGAGAAATGTCAGTTATAGGTCTTGACATAGGAACTATAAATGCAGTGGTTGCGACAATTAATAGAGGGGCTGTAACCATTGTGAGAAATGAACTCTCAGAAAGAACGACTCCAATATTGGTTGGTTATACTGACACTGAACGTTTAATTGGCGAGCCGGCTTTGACAAAAATGAAATCAAACTACAGAAACACTTGTAGGTATATGAAACCCTTGATTGGTATGCTCCCAAATAACGTGGTAGAGACGGAGAAACTTTATTCATTGGCGGAAATCACAACATGCGAAAACGGTAACATTGGGTTCAGAGTAAACTATAAGGGCAATCAACAAGTAGTTTCCTTGACTAGTGTTTATGCATCTTTTCTCAAGCGTCTCAAGGAAAACACTGAGAAGAGTACAGGCCAATCTGTTAGAGATTTGGTTATTAGCATTCCAGGATATTATGATAACGTTGCAAGACAAAATGTATTAGATGCTTTACATATTGCAGGGATCAATTGTTTGAGACTTATGAACGAGGAAAGTGCAGTTGCTCTTGATTATGGCATATTCAGATCTAACAATTTTgcagaaaatgaaaatgttATCGTAGCCTTCATAAGTTGTGGGGCGGGATACTTTTTTGTTTCCATTGTGAGATTTACTAAAGGCAAGTTTGACATTCTTGCAACAGTTTATGAGAACAGAATTAGTGGGCGTTTAATGGACTACGCTATTATGGAATTTGCTGCTAGAGACTTTAACCAGAAGTATAAGACTGACCTATTAAAAGACCCAAAAGCTAGGTTAAAATTAGAGGATTCTGCAACAAAATGCAAGAAGATTCTAAGTGCTAACCAGGAGGCAGCCTTCGTAACAGAATGCGTCGACGGTGAAAACGATATTAGTATGATGATTGAGAGAAAAACATTCGAAGAGCTTTGCTCTAATATGAGCGGATATATTAACAACATGGTTGATTCTGCGCTAAAGCAAGCTGGAATTAAGATTGAAGATATCTCTTCAATTGAGATAATCGGCGGTTGTAGTAGAATCCCATGGGTTCAACGCGCAATTGGGGCAGCCTTTAATGATAAGGAGCTTTGTAAGACTTTAAATGCTGATGAAACGGTTGCAAGAGGCTGTGCTCTTCAAGCTGCTATGTTATCTCCAGTTATCAAAGTACGTGAATTCAATATGACTGAAAGATTCGCTTATGAAGTTCTTTTGTTTTGGCAAAACTCTGCTGGATCCTCAGATTTCAAATCAGCAACTCTCTTTTCACTTGGAAGCGACTTGAATGTTTTAAAGAATTCCACATTTTCCAAAACTGAACCATTCGAGATTGCACTCAGATATGCACCAAATTCACATACAAATAATCTTGATCTTGGAAGATACCTTGTTGATCTCCCTCCTCAACAAGATTCGAAAGTCAAGCTTTACATTAGACTAGATAAGAATGGAATTGTCTGTCTGGAAAAAGTTGAACAGATTAAAGAGGAAGTAGTAATGGAGAGTGCTCCCACACCAACTCCGGCATCAGGAAATCCTGAAGACTCCAACTCTAATGACGCGCAATCAAATGAGTCTAAACCTGAAGAACAGCCAGCTGCCCCCCAACCTACAATGAAGACAAGGATTAAAAGGACTAATGTACCATTCAAACAGATTGGTGAATTACAAGGATATTTGAGCGAGGAGTCAAAGGCTAAGTTCAAGGATGGAGAAGCCCGTATGAGTACAGAAGACTTGCTGATTCATTTAACACGTGAAAAACTGAATGAATTAGAGTCATATGTATTTGATATGCGCTCTAAAATCTCACCTGGAGGcaatttaaatcaatatgCAGAGAAGCAATCAATTGAGAACTTCTTAGGGTTCTTGGCACAGGCAGAGAACTGGATCTATGATAACTATGAAAGCACAAAAGAGATCTTTGAAAAGAAGCTAGAGGAACTTAAAGTATATGGAGACCCGATTGAGATGAGATACCAAGAGTCTCTTCAATTAGAGGAGATTCAATCCTATATGAATTCAATGTTTGAGCATTTCCAGAAGGTATGCACAAATGTGGACATGGAATTTACTCCAGAAAGCAAACAGCAAGTAATGGATGGTTTGAATCAAAGATATCAGGAATTTAGTGAAGCTATCAGAAagaattttgaagataGAAACAAGTTTGAAAACCTGATTGTTTCTTTAGACTCTCTGAGGCAAATGTGCGATGAAGCCAAGAAATATTGCAACgataatttaattccaaTCCCGAAGGTAACTGAACCAACAAATAATGGAGGTGAAAAGATGGACGATTCTAAGCCATGTGCAGAACCAGGAAACAATGGTGATGTACAGATGGAGGGAGATAACAACGGAGCTCAGGGGGCTGGAGAAACCTCAGAAATCTCGCAAGAGTCAGAGATGAAAGATAATTAGAGagatttcttcaaattgaACTTTTCTAATTACATTGATTAGAATTAGGCGGAGCTAGATTAGAGTTAAATGAAcgctttttttttcaaagatAGAAAGGAACTCTTTTGCTTTGTCTAGTATGAGTTAgtgatatttcaaataaattaatattaataaaatttaactCTAAACTTTcctattttttaaaagcATATCTCCTTAACATGTTAGATTCTCTACTTAGCGTTACTGCataaattgcatgcatttgTTTTGCGCACCGGTAAAGCAGAGATTTGATATGAGGAAAACTTTTACAAGCCAAAATGATTAAATAAGGAAACATTTATTGCTggttcaaatattaatgagtttagaattctttctttcaaCTATTTGATAACTAATTTAGTTACAAATCACACTAAGAAAAATTTCTGTATAATAGaaagataaaaaaagaaatatttgttacataatataatattaacctttaaatataataaatttggagggataataattttatctgaatagaaataaaatctAGTCTGATAATGCCATTATGTCATTCAGACTGCGTATATGATGCCTCTTGTTTATATTTAGAGTGATTATCAGCCACTTTGGGCTTGGAGGCAGTTATACATTGATTCTGAGAATATAAGTACGGAGGTAGAGGCGGAGGAACCTTCTTACCATTTCTATATCTTGGGCGGTTTCTATCATACTTCATATAGCATGCATTACAGcaaatttgtttttcaaCATATGTAGTGGGTGGAATATTACTTGATGGACTTGTTTCAGGTGTAGACGAGATCTGATCTGACTGAGTGTTGAACGCATGGTTAGATTCTTGTTTTAGAGATATCGAATGTTCATCTTTATTGCTTGAATATAGTTCTCCCAAATTAAGAAATCTCCACTGTGAAGTTTGAGTAGTTCCGCAAACAATACAAATAGCAGAGCTCTTGtcaatttttcttcttcctccaatatttgatttaatgGATTTTCTAGGCTTTTCAGCCTTTCTACTTTCTTGTCTGAGACCTATTTTAGATACCCAATCCCCTAGTGTGTTGGAGATCTCGAATCCTCcatcaaaattattgagTGACTTTctagaatttgaagattgTGATTTACTAATAGGCGAAAGAATTGAGGGAATTGTCTGGGAAGAGTGAATTGGGGAGCTATTCACTGAAATACTACTGCTGCTCACTCCACCCGTAAAATTGACAGATGGTATATTTAATCGGCTTTCTGAGCCTCCAATAAAATTGGCTGTAGGAGTCAAATTAGCACCTACAGCCCCCCCATTACACGGAATTTGAGATAGCGATGCCAATGATACCATATTTGGAGCCTGAGATCCTCCATTTTGTAACTCAAATAGGTTAAAAGGCATAACTGTGGATCCAGTTCCAGATCCAGTTACAGTTACAGTTCCAGCCCCAGCCCCAGTCCCAGTCCCAGATCCAGATCCAGTTCCAGTTCCAATTCCAATTCCAATTCCAGTTCCAGATCCCGGCCTAGATCCCTGTCCAGTTAAtgcattattattacctTGCCAACCAAGATACATTTGTCTAAGTAATGGATTAAAACATCCTGCTGTTGTACCTGCTATTCCGTATCCACCAGCTAAAATTGGAGAATACATAGCCATGGCCATTTGATTGTATAATGCTAACTGTTGATAATAAGCATTCATAGTGTTATTCCACTCTATCTGAGATCCAGGATAAGGAAATAAGCTATTTGACGAATCTACTTTCGATTTTAAACTCCCTTCATCTACACTGAATGAATTGAAACTATTCGAGTTATTACTCTGAGAGTTATTGACTAAGCTTGGAGGAAGCAGTTGAGCACCTGTTGCTGGGCTACATGAAGAAAATCCAGCTCCTAATCCTGTATTATTAGAAGTTGATCCTCCATTTGGGAAGTAACTATTTGAAGCcatttctttattcttCATCTCagtaatttttgaaaatattgaataaaagtTACTCAGGTTTGAATATGCGTCATCTCTTTCATTTACTATATTGCATCCTGGTGACGAATTCGCACTAATAAACATAGTAGGAGGACTATCAGGAACATTCTGAGATGCCAGCTTGCCAGTTGTTGAGTAGATAAGCATAGGATCTTGCGCCAAATCTGAAGCTTTGACATTACTCATCTCGGGAATTGCCTCTTTGGATATTAGATTTGTGCTGAATGACATTTGgattaattcttttaaagtTTTGAATAACTAATATACTCTATTAAATAACTGATAGTTAATTGGCCAAAgccaaattatttttattaatttctgatATGCACTgctttattttatatattccTTAGTTTCCCCGTCTAATTATCAGTGCATTTTACTTTCATTCGTGacctttctttttttttgttgcTACTGACTGAAAAAGAAGCCCTTAGAAACAACTTCCTCACTCCAACCAGATACCAGAAATCTGCTCAACTCACCTTATCAATTTGCTAAAACCTTGACTCACTTTTTCGatactttttttctattctGTTACCTTGATCTTTATAACTTTTGCATCACaaagatttaattataGTACTTAACCACTTTATACTCACTAAAGCCTTGAATTTTACCTCTTCATATAATGATATATTTGCAGGCTAATTATCATTACAATCTCCCTTGATAATCTTTTTCTACTTTTTTCTAATGATCTGTAATCTAAAATTATACCGTTACTTgcaattaatgattttaacGTCTTGCCTCTTGTCGAGAAGCTAAGGCGCCAACACTGCTCGATATGATGTTTGTATGGGATTTCGCGATGGGTAAAAAAttatacaatttttttttagttaATTTTCCTCTAAAAAGTACATTTTAGAGCCGATTATAGTGGATTATGATAGCTTTAGTTTCTAGTTCTTGCATTTTCTTCATaaagaattcatttttttttttaagatattaattataagCATACAAGTTATTAAAGACAACTCgacaatatttttttgtgaCTTATTAGTAAACTTATAAATAGTTAATCCTATTTCGGATTTGGTCTTTTATAATGAATTACTCCATCTTACtaatgataattattattcgCATGCATTATATGTGTGAGCCaatcatttaaatcattaacCAAAGACTATAGTAAAAGTgacttaaaaaaaattaggaATATTTTTGGTGCTTACAGCTATACATGATCTTTTGTTTATCTGTTGTTCTTTacattattaaatcatcTTCAAGCCTGctcaaaattataaaatttgattaatagtaaataCTACAGAATATGTATAGAAGCTCAGTTGGATACGCATACAAACGAGTTATGTGcattatttagaaaataaataaaagttaCTTTATTAATGTGTAGAGTAGAATAAACCgagagaaaaaaaacttttAGTTTAAAATTAAcctttcaaattattaaactaTTAACATCAAAACTTTCCTCCTACTGATAGTTTGGTCTACTATTCTTTTCTACTCTTATTTCTTCCCACCATGAAGGCTGTGCAACTTCAACCGGAGGATcctaaaatttttttattcattagTAATAGATCCTTGAATATCAACTACCCAACTATTTTGGAAGTTCTACTTAACTTACCCTACAACAACCGAGTATcttaaataaaaacaaagGATCAAAGTTCATTCTCTTCAAGCTGTTTTACTGCAATTAATTCACTTGTTGAACTCTGTGGGGTTCTCACAATGtttgattaattttcaGAGGTAAATTGATTTGGCGGCACGTCCAAAGTAAgtttagtttttttttagtacCTATTTTAACGTAGAATTGATAATGcaacaattattaaaaattacgTATTGAACTTAATAGAAAGTTTTGATAACGAAATACTGAAATGGTAACAGAAACTTTAAATAACGAGTCAAAACATGCAAATAGATCTTAGTAGAATTCTAGAAATAAGTGAAAAACCTAAACTTTAGATTAAAGGTAGTATTATGTATTCCGGGAATacataataaataaaaggTCATCCATCCTCTCTTTTCCCTTCCTGCAATATCTCTTGCCAAATTTTCCTTGTATCTTAAGAATTGCCTTTCCCGTAAATTAGAAATccttttttgattttttcattatacttttcattcttaagttgaaaaaaataatataatagtaataatacCTTCCTTATAAGATGGTGAGAAAAATTTTATCGTTTCTTAATATAATTACAATAGAATAGTAATAACAGCACCACTATAGTGAGATCAATATTGCATTTGTGCATACAATGTAAATTCAGATATTCTTATCTTGCGAATATTAAGCACTACTTCGACAGCTTGGTCTCTTTCTATCCCTTCTATTTTTCCTCTCTACTCATTAAAATGAGATTAGTAAACATTCTAATATAAACAAAGAAAGTCAAAAGCATCGTGTAATAAAGATTCTCTACTATTCATGAGGTTTAATAATTGAGGCAAGGAATCTCATTGTAATGCTTTATTGTTCCAAACTTTCAGAATTTACCTCTTCCTTTGGATTCTCACTTGCATTGCAGCACATTGAAGTTATTGAGAAACCATCGTGATGCGATGCTTCAATAGCCTCAGGCTTTATTGGAATAATATCCTTCGGCATGCTTAGAGGAGCAGCGCCTAAGACTGCCATTGGAATACATTGTTGAACTGGATAAGTGACAATAGGTGTTTGATCCATTGGACCTAATGTGTCAACATTGACGACTTCTTTAGATTCAAGTCCTCTAATTAGATTCTGAGCTCCAGAAGGAAGTGAATCAATATCAACAACTCCAGCAGCAGCTTCACATCCACATAATGAGATCTGGTGTGGTGCTAAGTTAACCTGCTGAGGTGCACCGGTTACCAAATTATATACAGCCTGTTGTTGTAACATAAAGAATTCTTGAGTATACATTTCTTGAGTTTGAATAGTAGGTGTAAGAATCCATTGGTTTTGTAAATATGTCATCATTAATGGATTTCCTGGAGACATTGGTAAAGGATCCCACAATTGTCTTTGCAAGTTCATTTGTCTCTCGAAGCTCTGCATACGTTCTAGGCTTGGTTCCTGGTTGGAGTCAATACCATCCATTGCCTCACGGTATGGTGTAATCATCCTATCAATTTCCATCTCGCCAACTAAAACTCTTCtttcttctaataaatCTGCATTAACCCTCATCCACATTGCATGGAAGTCAGCCTGTGATAATTCTGCGGGATTCATCAAGTGAACATCCAtctctctctctctcttTCCAAATTCAACATCAACAGGTACTGGTTTGATAATATCTTCATACACAAAATAGGGAACTTCTCTTACACATTCCACCTCGTATACTTCCTCAGTCATCTTAAACTTTGGAACTACTCGCTTTCTTACTGGAATTGGAACAAAATGATCACGGAATTCCAAAACTGGAACATGGACTGGAACAACAAAGGGCTTTGGGACCATGTATGGCACGGGAAGCTCAATCAAAGATGGAACAGCGTCTCCTACTGCAACTCTTGTGATGCTAACAACAGTGTTTTCATCGATCTCAATAGGGTTTGGTGGGAAAATTGGGAGTGATTCAGGGGCGTTAATAAAAGGTTTTTCTGGTTCCTCTACATATGTCACCTTTTCTACAATCTTCTCAACTGTTTTATACTCGACAACAGGTTTGGTTACAACCTTCTCAACAATCTCCTCTTTTGGAACGTATTTAACGTTATACCTCACAACGGGATCCTCGATAATTTTTTCCACTGTCTTAATTACTGGAACCTCCACAACTTTCTCTCTATATTCAGGAACTATACGTGGAACTGTTCTCACTACTTCCTTAACTTCAACATCTGGTACTACAGTTTCTACCAACTTAACTAAAGGTATTCCTCCCTCAGCTACGCCACTTGTCGAGCTTTCTTCCGGGATTTGGAGCGATGGAACCACATATCGCTGCTCCTGAACTTCATCTTCAGCAAAGCGAGCATGGTGCTCACGTCCCGAGGTCTGACCTGAACGCTCACTATTACTCATcttaattctatttttcCCTTGTCCTCTTATATCTCTTATTCTCTCCTgctatttttttaatacatGTATTAGACATAGACATAATGAATTTCCATATAGCACACAAACTCTACGTCATgctttattaaatttttgatcCCAATTATCTCacaattaaataaagagCACTTTACCGCCATGTCTTGTATATGatctttaaaattatttcgGAAATAGCTAAAATTGTTATTGgagtttaataataaacacTTGTTACCTGATTCATTAGTTATTCTTAGAATTGTTGTGTCAAATGTAATGTTtagtattttctttatccttctgaatttttttttcctattATTGCAACTTTGATTCCCTGTTTCTAGACAACATTATGACAGAGGATTATACAAGAATAGCATAATTCgaaattctaaaaatatAGATATTCTTTCAGCGAGATAAATCTGCAAATCCTATACGAGAGTGCCATCAGTTATGGCCACTTCCTCTTGCTTCTAAACCTAACGTTTCTTAATCATGCACCTGTAACATAGAGCTAAAAACGTATCAAAGAgctatattattaataatattaactattcaattcaatattaacaaCACTCAAACGGAGAATCAAATTTTCTCTATTGCATGCAAGAGTTGTCCATGCAAAAATGTTGCATGTGGGATGGCgctattttaaataatctGCCTGCTTTAATGATATATTAAAcatttagaaataaataagaaGGAGAATTATTGTGTTAggaattaattcatttctCAAACTAATAGCTGTAATAATCTAacaataactttttttacACTCAATGTTGCACTTTATTTTGATCCATCActtatatttcaataattattgaaaaatataaatttacttTGTTGTAGACGAGACGTGAAGAACTGTGATAGCATGTGCGTAcgtatatattataaagtAATATATGATGTATGATAATGtaagtaatattatatatataatcaATTGAATAGTATAATAAATGCGATAATCTgattaatagaaaatcagaaaatattaGCGGTATTTGAGTAGGAGAAAAGCAAAACAATAAGTTTTAAGGCTTGAATTAAAGATCGTGTGcgaagaaaaaaataattaggGGGAAAATTCCAACTTTATATTGAATTAggtaattattatatatttagaaaataataattgataatagaaattaaagatgCCAGCAAAGAAGAATAATGGTGGACAAACCGATAGAGATTCAGAATCAGGATTAACTGATCGTCAATCTAATAAAGTTGAAAGTAACATAGTTGAAGTGCCAGAATTGCATTTCcatgaaaaatattcagCTGTGAATATCCCTGTGGTACAGGAGAAGATTAGATATGAAACAAAGGAGGTGATTCAAG is drawn from Cryptosporidium parvum Iowa II chromosome 4, whole genome shotgun sequence and contains these coding sequences:
- a CDS encoding articulin family protein, adjacent paralogous gene, whose amino-acid sequence is MSNSERSGQTSGREHHARFAEDEVQEQRYVVPSLQIPEESSTSGVAEGGIPLVKLVETVVPDVEVKEVVRTVPRIVPEYREKVVEVPVIKTVEKIIEDPVVRYNVKYVPKEEIVEKVVTKPVVEYKTVEKIVEKVTYVEEPEKPFINAPESLPIFPPNPIEIDENTVVSITRVAVGDAVPSLIELPVPYMVPKPFVVPVHVPVLEFRDHFVPIPVRKRVVPKFKMTEEVYEVECVREVPYFVYEDIIKPVPVDVEFGKREREMDVHLMNPAELSQADFHAMWMRVNADLLEERRVLVGEMEIDRMITPYREAMDGIDSNQEPSLERMQSFERQMNLQRQLWDPLPMSPGNPLMMTYLQNQWILTPTIQTQEMYTQEFFMLQQQAVYNLVTGAPQQVNLAPHQISLCGCEAAAGVVDIDSLPSGAQNLIRGLESKEVVNVDTLGPMDQTPIVTYPVQQCIPMAVLGAAPLSMPKDIIPIKPEAIEASHHDGFSITSMCCNASENPKEEVNSESLEQ